A stretch of Flavobacterium sp. N2270 DNA encodes these proteins:
- a CDS encoding TonB-dependent receptor has product MKNTKYIIIGVFAFATQFTFGQVKDENIGSEVVNIVKPYTPTISDAFKVKETPVIEDEDNTQKEVIEYNIFSFPVASTFTPAKGKAADVDKAEKVKLYNNYATLGFGNYPTINAELFITENLSRTSYIGGMLRHLSSQGGIKDVVLDDKYYNTSLDVTYGVRERDMNWNIDLGVKNQIYNWYGLPIENIFYDQATIDGIDSSQSYNTIVLGGKVEFKKSFFKDASMQFKRFSDGQGSGENRFFVKPSFDVEAFDQKIKADVIVDYVGGNFKKNYLNTSTIDYSNVLFGIKPSILYQKDDLSVQIGAGVFYTTAKNDGASDSKLFVYPNVKASYRIVGDILVGYAGAEGGLTQNSYADFVDQNAFVSPTLFIAPTDNKYDIYVGMKGKLASSVAFNIRGSLKNEDNKALFVSNEYVLGNTNTEGYAYGNSFNVVYDNVKTISFFGELKADFSKNVTFGINGTYNNFTSDVQAEAWNLPQLKVGTTLDFNLTEKWYAGTNVFFVGERKDVVTVQDDLLINPGTYTQQEVTLDSYFDLNAHIGYKYNARLTAFLRGNNLANQQYNRWANFPVQGIQIMLGANYKFDF; this is encoded by the coding sequence ATGAAGAATACAAAATATATAATCATAGGAGTTTTTGCATTTGCAACACAGTTTACTTTTGGACAAGTAAAAGATGAAAATATTGGTTCAGAAGTGGTAAACATTGTAAAACCATACACGCCAACAATTTCAGATGCTTTTAAGGTAAAAGAAACACCTGTTATTGAAGATGAAGACAATACACAAAAAGAAGTAATTGAATATAATATTTTCTCATTTCCAGTGGCATCTACGTTTACGCCTGCAAAAGGAAAAGCAGCTGATGTTGATAAAGCTGAAAAAGTAAAACTATACAATAATTACGCAACTTTAGGTTTTGGAAATTATCCAACCATAAATGCAGAATTATTCATTACCGAAAATTTGAGCAGAACTAGCTATATTGGCGGAATGCTTCGTCACTTATCTTCTCAAGGCGGAATTAAAGATGTTGTTTTAGACGATAAATATTATAACACTAGTTTAGATGTTACTTATGGTGTTAGAGAAAGAGATATGAATTGGAACATCGATTTAGGTGTTAAAAATCAAATCTATAATTGGTACGGTTTGCCTATCGAAAATATATTTTATGATCAAGCTACAATTGACGGAATTGACTCTTCTCAATCGTATAACACAATTGTTCTTGGCGGAAAAGTGGAATTTAAGAAAAGTTTTTTCAAAGATGCTTCAATGCAATTTAAGCGTTTCTCTGACGGACAAGGTTCTGGTGAAAACCGCTTTTTTGTAAAACCTTCTTTCGATGTGGAGGCATTCGACCAAAAAATCAAAGCTGATGTTATTGTAGATTACGTTGGTGGAAATTTTAAAAAAAATTATTTAAATACAAGTACAATCGATTATAGCAACGTTCTTTTCGGAATTAAACCAAGTATTTTATATCAAAAAGATGATTTGTCAGTGCAAATTGGCGCTGGAGTTTTCTATACAACTGCAAAAAATGACGGTGCAAGTGATAGTAAGTTGTTTGTATATCCAAACGTAAAAGCATCGTATCGAATTGTTGGCGATATTTTAGTTGGTTATGCGGGTGCAGAAGGTGGATTGACTCAAAATTCGTATGCTGATTTTGTAGATCAAAATGCATTTGTTTCTCCAACTTTATTCATTGCTCCAACAGATAATAAATATGATATTTATGTAGGTATGAAAGGAAAGTTGGCTAGTTCTGTTGCTTTTAATATTAGAGGAAGTCTTAAAAACGAAGATAACAAAGCATTATTTGTAAGTAATGAATACGTTTTAGGAAATACAAATACCGAAGGTTATGCATACGGAAACTCATTTAATGTTGTGTATGATAATGTAAAAACAATCAGTTTCTTTGGAGAATTGAAAGCCGATTTTTCTAAAAATGTTACTTTCGGAATTAACGGAACGTATAATAATTTCACTTCTGATGTTCAAGCAGAAGCGTGGAATTTACCGCAATTAAAAGTTGGAACAACTTTAGATTTCAACCTGACAGAAAAATGGTATGCAGGTACAAATGTGTTCTTCGTTGGAGAAAGAAAAGATGTGGTTACAGTTCAAGACGATTTGTTAATTAATCCAGGAACATATACACAGCAAGAAGTTACATTGGACAGTTATTTCGATTTAAATGCACATATAGGTTATAAATACAATGCGCGTTTAACGGCTTTCTTAAGAGGAAACAATTTGGCAAACCAACAATACAACCGTTGGGCAAATTTCCCAGTTCAAGGAATACAAATTATGTTAGGCGCTAATTATAAGTTTGATTTTTAA
- a CDS encoding GreA/GreB family elongation factor, which translates to MTIKQQIYNHYLEHINDRIQNYREMISDLAEDAQNDAKGSAGDKHETALSMMHIEQEKLNYKLKEVLEQKQVLESIDIVKINKKVGIGSLIQTNIFLFFMSTALPKITIDNKDVVALSPNSPLGKIMLGKEVNDKFEFNGMKYKILSIE; encoded by the coding sequence ATGACAATCAAACAACAAATCTACAATCATTACCTAGAACATATAAACGATAGAATTCAAAATTATCGTGAAATGATTTCAGACTTAGCTGAAGATGCTCAAAACGATGCAAAAGGTTCTGCTGGCGATAAGCACGAAACCGCTTTGTCAATGATGCATATTGAGCAAGAAAAACTCAATTATAAGTTAAAAGAAGTTTTAGAACAAAAACAAGTTTTAGAAAGTATTGACATTGTTAAAATCAATAAAAAAGTAGGAATTGGAAGTTTAATTCAAACCAACATTTTTCTTTTTTTTATGAGTACAGCATTGCCAAAAATCACAATTGATAATAAAGATGTTGTAGCTCTGTCACCAAATTCTCCTTTAGGTAAAATAATGCTTGGAAAAGAAGTAAACGATAAATTTGAATTTAACGGAATGAAATATAAAATCTTATCAATTGAATAA